CCAGGGCAATTACGCCGGCCATAACAGAAAAGGACTTGGTATTATAAAACCAGGCGTAGGGAAAGAAATGAGCCCCGGTGATGATACCATAAGTCATGATAAAGTATTGGGGGTGTTTGATATACATAAAAACCAGAATCGGGAAGTAGAAAAGCTGGGCGAAGTTGAGCCATAGGCCCAGGGGCTGAATGGGGTTGTCCTTGATGGTCCAGGTGGTGCGGAAAACCTTGGAAAACAGCAGGGCCATCGGCAGCATTACCCCGCTCATGCAGAAGGTAAACAACGCGCTGCGGCCGGGGCTGTTAGGCAGCATCCAGAATATCAGGGTAATGGCCGACCAGATCAGGCTGGCCGCTACAATAAAGTCCAGGCCGTTTTTGGCCTTTACCGAGAGCTCCAGGCGCAGCGCGTCCAGGTTAAGTTGAGCAGACATGGGGTAGGAGTGGGAGAGTGAAAGAATGAGGCAAGCAGGTGGCCGGCGCGGTATGCCAGAAATCAGTGGCCCAAAATGCGCCGCGCCGGCCAATATTCCTACTTGCGGGCTACCGCGTGCTGCTTCAGAAAGGCGTCCGTCTGGGCCAGAAACCACTGGGTGTCGTCGTACATGAGAAAGTGGCGGCCCGCTTCCGACATTTCGATGCGGTGCTGGGGCAGCTTGGCGTACTGCTGGGCGAAGATGGCGCGGGTGCTTTCCTTGGTTGAGCCGTACTGCTTATAGGCGGCCCAGGCTCCCAGCACCAGGGCCGGCTGCTGAATGCGGCTTAGGTCGGCGCGCAGGTCGGTGGTCATCATGTCGTACATGGCCTGGGCCACGGTGGCCGGGTCGGAGTCCTGCCCCCAGCGGGCCAGCTGCGTCACGCGGGCCGTATCCGTCACCAGGCTGCTCACCATCTGGCGCTGGGCCGGCATCGGCATCTTGCCCTTGCCCATCTGCTGGCGCATGCCTTCGGCCATGGGTTTGGCTGCTTCGGCCGTCAGGTTCGGGTTTTGAATAGCTGCCATAAACGGCAGCGAATCGACGATAACCAGCGGGCCTACGGCCTCGGGCTGGGTGGTGCTCAGCCACAACCCCATAAAGCCGCCCAGGCTGTGGCCCACCACGACGGGCTTGTTGAGCTTCTGGGTTTTGATGTAGCCCAGCAGCTGGTCACGCACACCTTGCAGGAAAGCAGTAGTGTTGGTGGCCGCGGGTTGGCCCCCGAAGCCGGCCAGCGACACGATGTGGCACTGGTACTGCTTCTGGTAGTGGGCCACGGTGGCGTCCCATACAGCGCCGGGACAGGTCAGGCCCGGAATCAGCAGCATGGGCTGGCCTTTGCCAACTACTTTTACTGTAAAACTGGGGTGAGCGGCGTTGTCGGCAGCTACGGCAGCGGTGGCCGGAGAAGCGGCGGAAACCGTAGCCAGGGGAGCGGCGGCCAGCAGCAGGGCGGCGAGGATGGGGCGGAGGGTGGCGGAGAAGTTCATCAGAGTAGGAGTTAGGTTGTCGTTGAATGATGGATCAAACCTAGCGCCTCCCGCTGCCGAACGGAACAACTTTTGGGCGAACGGTAAATTGGGCCGCTGACCTGCCTTTAACCCGGCCGAATGGCAAGCCCTAAAACGCCCGCGGCCCCAACTCATGAGGGAGTTGGGGCCGCGGTAATGGATAGTAGCGCCAAGCTCTGCTTCGCGCATCGGTGAGCCAGTCCACTGCTGGTCGTGCACCGCTACGCGAAGCAGAGCTTGGTGCTATTGCCTAATTGCCAGTGGGGCGCTCCGAGCCGGAGGCCTCCGGGGCACAGGCAGCGGAAGTTACTTTGCCGTTGGCGTCAAACTGAATCCGGATAGGCTGGGTGTCGGTGGCGCTGCCAAACAGGTAAGACCAGGTTTTGCCGTTGGTGCCGGCCAGGTCTTCCCCGGTGGGCGGGCCCATAATGCCGCGTACCTGCTGCTCCGTCATACCAACCTGCACCTTGACGCAGTTTTCGGCATTCTGAAAGCTCTCCTGGGCCGTGCAGCCCGTCAGCAGGGTGGCTGCCAGGGCCACTGAGGAAACGAAGATTCTCATCGGAGCGGGGCTAAATGATGTTGCGCAGGTCCTCGCGCAGCGTGTCGATGCCCCGACGAATCTCGTCCCAGGCGCTGGTCGGGCGCTCTTCGGTGCGGCCGGCAGGGCCTACAAGGTCAGCCAGCTTGGCCCGTTTCACTTCCAGAGCCGCAATGTGCTCGTGGTAGGTGTTTTCGGAATTGACGGTGGTGGCGTGGGCGCGGTTGCGCAGAGTTTTGATTTTGGCGTCCAGCTCGTCCAGAGCCTGGTGTAGCTCCGTTTCGCTCAGGTGCTGGGGCACGCGCATGTTTTCGGGGGAGGGAGTGTAGGACATCGTGGTAAAGGCTAAGCAGCGACGTGGAAAAATCTCCGGGCAGGAGGTAGAAATACTGTACTGATTTTCTCCAGCAAAGGATACTGCCAATGTTACCAACACAAGCACAACACAAGCGTAACGAAGGCTTCACCGCGAAGCTTTTTTCAACGCATAGCTTTGTCTGTCTGCTTGATAACCTTTCGCTATGCTACGTTTTCTACCGCTATTTTTATGGATCCTGCTGCCAGTGGGGCCTGCCATAGCCCAAAGTCAGCTCACGGCCGCCCTCACGGATAGTGGTACGGCCCCTAGCGCGGCGAGCAGTTCGGCCCCGGCAGTACCGGTTATCTATCATACGGCCGAGGAAATGCCCAGCTTTCCGGGCGGCGAAGCAGCTTTTACCAAGTTTTTGCGGGCCAAGATTCAATATCCGACGACTGCCCTCAATCACGGCACCTCGGGTAAAGTCCACGTAAGCTTCGTAGTCGATGAGCAGGGCCACATCCTCGACCCCAAAGTGGTCAAGGGCCTGGGTTTCGGCCTCGACGAGGAAGCCCTGCGACTGGTGCGCATCATGCCCTGGTGGAACCCCGGCAAGATTGGCGGCCAGCCGGTAAAAGTTGCCTACACCCTGCCCATCGTCTTCCGGGCCCTGGAGTAGGAGGTGAGCTGGCGAAACAGGGAGATGGTGAGCTTTCGTCTGTCATTGCAAGCGAAGCGAAGCCATCCGTTCTCTGCGAAGGTAGACACTGCCTTTTCCCAGAAAGCCCTTTATTTCAAGTGAAGTAAAGGGCTTTTCGCGTTGGTAGAAACGGCAGTGGGGTCGGTGAGCAAGGTCCTTCACGCTGCTTCGCGCCATTCAGGATGACAGCCGAGAACCTAACTACTGACAACAAACAACTAGCAACTAAACTCCTTCGGGACGCCCAGCTCCCGGGCCAGGGGGGCCGCACCGGATTGCCACAGGCGCTGGAGCAGTTCCTGAATGGCGGTGCTGAGTTCCAGGTGGTAGTCGGCGTGGAGCTTCTCGGTTTGGCGCAACGCGTCGTAGGTGCGCTTGGCCAGGTGCTGAAGCAGGGGCTGGGTGGGGCCGTGCAGCTTGTTTACCAACTGGGGCTGGTGCTCAAAAACCCGGTTGAGTAGGCGCAAGGTCAGCTCCACCTCGCCGAAGGTGTCCTCGGTAATCTTGGCGTGGTAGCCGATGCGGGCCTGGAGCTGGCGCACGATGACTAGCAGGTCGTTGGGGGTTTGATGGTAGCCGCGCACCGGGTCGTCAATCTGGGTGCGGAGCTGGGCGCGGCGGTCCTCCAGCGCGTCGGGGCCTTCGAGCAGTCGAAAGGCCAGCTGCTCGGTCAGGACCGCATCCTGGGCCACGAGGCGGGCCAGGAGCTGGTCTTTTTCCTTTTGGGGTAAGTTGAAAAGGGCTTTGCGCAGGTCGGGGGAAAGGGCGGGCATGCAGTACAGCTAGGTCAGACTACAAAACACGCAAAAGCTACGCAGTGTGCCACTGCCGCGCCATTTTCCAGCAGTTTACGGCTATAATTCCCCACAAGAAGAGTATCGGTAATTGCCAAGCAGAAGAGAAGAAGGCTTCCTGCCAGGCTTGCTGCCAGCGCGTAAACCAGTTTTGCATCTGGGTTTCGAAGGAAGCTGGTGAAGGATGGTCATATAGTACATCGTTGCAAAGGCAAAATTCGGGTAGTTCCAAGCCCGAGCTATTAGGTGGCCGGTAGGCTTCCGTAAAAGCATATAAAGTGGTTGGCTCGTGGTGAAAGTCGACCAAATACTTGGGTGTAGCGGCATTGGCCCAATCCAGCATTCGAATCATACTAGCGTAGGTGGAGCGGTTTTCAAAACGGATGCGAATACCATGGGCTTGCAATGAGTCTAGTTGCATAGCTTCAAAAGCCTGTCGTGCTTTTTGTGCAGTGGCCACATCCTGTTCGGCCACTCCGGTCAAGGCAAAGTCCTGCCAGGACCGGAAGTGGGCTAGTTGGGAATAATATCGTAATCCTGCTTCAGGAATTACGGGAGAAGACTTTTCAGGCTCATCATGCCTGGGAATAATAGCATCGGATACTGGCTTGGGAGGAAGCGTTAGCTGCATCACGTACCGCGTTTTCAGCAGCTCATACCAGGGCCGTACAGCCAGACACCCCACCAACAGTAGAAACCCCAGCGCCAGCAAGCCCGGCGGAAACAGCAGGGGCCGACGGTGGCGACGGGCAAGGTAGAGCATCATGATAGCAGGGTTGATAGGTCGGTAACGGCCTATTTTAACAAATAATACATGGTCCTAGTCCGGTGCGCTTGTCCCAATCAATGGATGATTGGCGGCGCATGGTTCCCCCATAAGCTACTTCATCAAGCTCAGGTTGTAGTTCACCCCCAACCGAAACCCGTGGTTGAACTCAACCACCGGCAAGCCCGAAATCGGCTCGTCCTCCGCGTGCTGGGTTATCTGATGGAGGTAGACGGCTTCGAGGCGAAAATTGTCCTGCACCTGAAAGCCCAGGCCCCCAGCCAGCCGATTCTGGTTGAAGACCTTGCTTACGTTGCGCCCAAAGCTCAGAAATACCTCGTCGAAGCCCGTCAGGTACCATTCGCCGGCTTCCAGGCGCGGGCCTTGCAGCGGCAGCGTAAGCGCCAGCTGGTAGCGGATGCGGTTCTGGTACTCCCAGCTTTGCACGGCCCGGCCTCGGCCCTGGGCTAGTTGGCCCTGCCAGCGCTGCTCCAGCCGCAGGCGCTGCTCTAGTCCGACATGGCCCAGGGTGTCGCTGAGCTGGACATCCTGGTAACTGCGGTGCTCGGGAAGGGCACGCCGGTATCGGCGGTGGGAAAGTCGCCGTAGGGCTGGGTTATCAGGTTGGTATAGCCGGCAGCCACACTCAGGCGGGGTAGGAGCTGGTAGGCCGCGCCCAGGCGAGCCAGCTGCTGCTGGGGCTTGGTCAGAAACTCGGTGCGCCGCCATTGGTACTCGGTGTGCAGCGTCCAGCGCTTACTGAGTTGATGGTCGCCCTCGTAGACGTACCAGCCGATGCTGTTGCGGTCCTGGATCCGGTTGGCTTGCCCGAAGGCGGCGAAAGAGCCCCAGCAAAGTAGAAATGCCGCGCCGGGCTTGAGAAAAGACATACCCGTTAGACGACAGGTTTGCAGTTCAGGTTAGGAATAATCTGCGTCAAATCATTCTTGAGCCTGCCGCCATTGCCGGAAAAGCCGGCCAAACGAAATTAGCCCTAGCAAAAGCAGTAGGTATAGTGAGTGACGCCAGTCGGGGAGGAGCAGAGGTTGGTAGGTGTCCGGGCTAAACAGCTTGCTTAGGTAGTCGCCTAGCCAGGACCAGAAAGGGGCAGGGGCTTCCGGCAGCAGGCATGGGCCCGGAGAGAACGGTACAAATTTCAAATCATGGCTGTAGTAGGTGCCAAGTTGGGGCTTGCTGGTAAAAGCGTAGAGCGTAACCATACCTTGGCGACTATCCAAGAAGTATTTCTGCAAGCCAAGCACGCGGATATAATCAATCAGCTGCACCAGACTCTTGTAGTCGGTAGCGTCTGCAAAGCGAATCCGTAGCCCTTGATCCTGGTCAGGGGCGGCGCGTAATTGCCGGGCAATATACTTGGCCCTACTCGTCGCCAAAGCATCTTGCTGCGCGTTGCCGGTTAAGTGCACCGTTTGCCAGGGACGGAAGTTCTCCAGCTCCGCGGGCGTTTGATAAAGTTCCGGCGCTAAGTTGGAAAGCGCCTGGTCAGCTGCCAGAGGCATGGCTGTTACCTCCAACACGTAGTGCTGCTTCAGCCACTCTGCCTGCCGCCCCACCACCCAGCAGCCCAATAATAACAGAAACGCCAGCGCCAGCAGGCCCGGCGGAAACAGCAGCTGACGACGGTGGCGGCGCAGGGCGTACATAGAAAATGTGGTAGGTAAAATAGAACAACGCAGCGGATTTCGAAACCAAGATACCCGCCGCCGCGAACAAACGCGGCAAACATCCCGCCTGCTTTCCCGTTTGCACAAGCACTGACTTGCCCTGTGCGTATGCTTCCCCGATTCTTACTGCTTTGTCCCCTGAGTTTGCTGACTGTAGCAGCCCGGGCCCAAACCCCCGATACTCCCGATACTACCCGCGTGGTGAAGCTGCCCGAAGCTACGGTGGTAGGCTACGGTACCA
Above is a genomic segment from Hymenobacter cellulosivorans containing:
- a CDS encoding energy transducer TonB, with the protein product MLRFLPLFLWILLPVGPAIAQSQLTAALTDSGTAPSAASSSAPAVPVIYHTAEEMPSFPGGEAAFTKFLRAKIQYPTTALNHGTSGKVHVSFVVDEQGHILDPKVVKGLGFGLDEEALRLVRIMPWWNPGKIGGQPVKVAYTLPIVFRALE
- a CDS encoding outer membrane protein assembly factor BamE, translating into MRIFVSSVALAATLLTGCTAQESFQNAENCVKVQVGMTEQQVRGIMGPPTGEDLAGTNGKTWSYLFGSATDTQPIRIQFDANGKVTSAACAPEASGSERPTGN
- a CDS encoding DUF2490 domain-containing protein, producing MGHVGLEQRLRLEQRWQGQLAQGRGRAVQSWEYQNRIRYQLALTLPLQGPRLEAGEWYLTGFDEVFLSFGRNVSKVFNQNRLAGGLGFQVQDNFRLEAVYLHQITQHAEDEPISGLPVVEFNHGFRLGVNYNLSLMK
- a CDS encoding alpha/beta fold hydrolase; this encodes MNFSATLRPILAALLLAAAPLATVSAASPATAAVAADNAAHPSFTVKVVGKGQPMLLIPGLTCPGAVWDATVAHYQKQYQCHIVSLAGFGGQPAATNTTAFLQGVRDQLLGYIKTQKLNKPVVVGHSLGGFMGLWLSTTQPEAVGPLVIVDSLPFMAAIQNPNLTAEAAKPMAEGMRQQMGKGKMPMPAQRQMVSSLVTDTARVTQLARWGQDSDPATVAQAMYDMMTTDLRADLSRIQQPALVLGAWAAYKQYGSTKESTRAIFAQQYAKLPQHRIEMSEAGRHFLMYDDTQWFLAQTDAFLKQHAVARK
- a CDS encoding DUF7010 family protein, translated to MSAQLNLDALRLELSVKAKNGLDFIVAASLIWSAITLIFWMLPNSPGRSALFTFCMSGVMLPMALLFSKVFRTTWTIKDNPIQPLGLWLNFAQLFYFPILVFMYIKHPQYFIMTYGIITGAHFFPYAWFYNTKSFSVMAGVIALGCLGLGTRLPVEQLYYIPGFIVASLLVLAAWLYLDYQKKRQQAPVLVAMAA
- a CDS encoding DUF2490 domain-containing protein, with the translated sequence MSFLKPGAAFLLCWGSFAAFGQANRIQDRNSIGWYVYEGDHQLSKRWTLHTEYQWRRTEFLTKPQQQLARLGAAYQLLPRLSVAAGYTNLITQPYGDFPTADTGVPFPSTAVTRMSSSATPWAMSD